One window from the genome of Enterobacter asburiae encodes:
- a CDS encoding efflux transporter outer membrane subunit, whose protein sequence is MTLRPIAGLVLAVMLAGCQSVDVKPAQPTLQIPTQWRADSGPASPAERLWWRNFHDNNLNHYVDQALKNNSDVLIARERINEYQARVFAADGSLFPSLDAGVTGTRARSQSAATGLPIYGTLYRGSLTASYDVDIWGVNRSTANAAEASLEAQKAAAAAADLTVASSVASGYVTLLSLDEQLRVTESTLKSREEAFNLAKRQFETGYSSRLELMQSDSELRSTRAQVPVLQHQIAQQENALSLLLGSNPGAVARSESFETLTPLKLPSQLPSTLLNRRPDIVQAERQLVAADASLAASRASLLPSINLTATGSVQDRTLSGLLDNPLQLWSVGGSILAPLLNRQALNAQVDISQSQRNQALYAYEKTVRNAFAEVNNSLDAITRYQEQLTELLAQQDVAQETLRIAQNRNRNGYSSYLDVLDAQRTLYSVQTSVVQAKNNLLLAQIDLYRALGGGWVSA, encoded by the coding sequence ATGACCCTTCGCCCGATAGCCGGTCTGGTGCTGGCGGTGATGCTCGCCGGATGCCAGTCCGTCGACGTAAAACCGGCGCAGCCGACGCTGCAAATCCCCACCCAGTGGCGCGCCGATTCCGGCCCTGCCAGCCCGGCGGAGCGGCTCTGGTGGCGCAATTTCCACGACAATAACCTCAACCACTACGTGGACCAGGCGCTTAAAAACAACAGCGACGTGCTGATCGCCCGCGAGCGGATTAACGAGTATCAGGCTCGGGTCTTTGCTGCTGACGGCAGCCTGTTTCCGTCGCTTGACGCGGGCGTAACGGGGACGCGCGCCCGCTCGCAATCCGCCGCGACCGGGCTGCCGATCTACGGCACGCTGTACAGAGGAAGCCTGACGGCGAGCTATGACGTTGATATCTGGGGCGTCAACCGCAGCACGGCCAATGCCGCCGAAGCCTCGCTTGAGGCGCAAAAAGCCGCCGCTGCCGCCGCGGATTTGACCGTTGCGTCTTCCGTTGCCTCCGGGTATGTCACCCTGCTCTCGCTTGACGAACAGCTGCGCGTGACCGAATCCACGCTGAAATCACGCGAAGAGGCATTTAACCTCGCGAAACGTCAGTTTGAGACGGGCTACAGCTCGCGTCTGGAGCTGATGCAGTCGGATTCCGAGCTACGCTCAACGCGGGCGCAGGTTCCCGTGCTGCAGCATCAGATTGCGCAGCAGGAGAACGCCCTGAGCCTGCTGCTGGGAAGCAATCCCGGCGCGGTAGCGCGCAGCGAAAGCTTTGAGACGCTGACGCCGCTGAAGCTGCCGTCACAGCTGCCGTCTACGCTCCTGAACCGTCGACCGGATATCGTTCAGGCCGAACGACAGCTGGTTGCGGCGGACGCCTCGCTTGCCGCCTCACGCGCCAGCCTGCTACCGTCGATCAACCTGACCGCGACCGGATCGGTCCAGGATCGTACCCTTTCAGGCCTGCTGGACAACCCGCTTCAGCTCTGGAGCGTCGGGGGCAGTATTCTTGCCCCGCTGCTGAACCGCCAGGCGCTGAATGCGCAGGTTGATATTTCCCAGTCCCAGCGGAATCAGGCGCTGTACGCCTATGAAAAAACCGTGCGTAACGCGTTTGCCGAAGTGAACAACAGCCTTGATGCTATTACGCGCTATCAGGAGCAGCTAACGGAGCTGCTTGCCCAGCAGGATGTGGCGCAGGAGACGCTGCGCATTGCGCAGAATCGTAATCGCAACGGCTACTCCTCTTATCTGGACGTGCTGGATGCGCAGCGCACGCTGTACTCGGTTCAGACCAGCGTCGTGCAGGCGAAAAATAACCTGCTGCTGGCGCAGATCGATTTGTACAGGGCGCTGGGCGGCGGCTGGGTCAGTGCCTGA
- the azoR gene encoding FMN-dependent NADH-azoreductase — MSKVLVLKSSILAGYSQSGQLSDYFVEQWREQHSADEITVRDLAANPIPVLDGELVGALRPSDAPLSPRQQEALALSDELIAELQAHDVIVINAPMYNFNIPTQLKNYFDLVARAGVTFRYTENGPEGLVKGKRAVVLTSRGGIHKDTPTDLVAPYLSLFLGFIGITDVNFVFAEGIAYGPEVATKAQTDAKAAIDSLVAA; from the coding sequence ATGAGCAAAGTATTAGTTTTAAAATCCAGTATTCTGGCAGGGTACTCTCAGTCTGGTCAGCTGTCTGATTACTTCGTTGAACAGTGGCGTGAACAGCATTCTGCTGACGAAATCACCGTGCGTGACCTGGCTGCAAACCCAATTCCTGTGCTTGACGGCGAGCTGGTTGGCGCGCTGCGCCCAAGCGATGCACCACTGTCTCCACGTCAGCAGGAAGCGCTGGCCCTGTCCGACGAGCTGATTGCTGAGCTGCAGGCGCACGACGTTATCGTCATCAACGCCCCAATGTACAACTTCAACATCCCTACCCAGCTGAAGAATTACTTCGACCTGGTGGCGCGCGCTGGCGTAACCTTCCGTTACACCGAGAACGGCCCTGAAGGTCTGGTGAAAGGCAAGCGTGCGGTTGTACTGACCAGCCGCGGCGGCATCCATAAAGACACCCCGACCGACCTGGTTGCGCCGTACCTGAGCCTGTTCCTGGGCTTCATCGGCATCACTGACGTGAACTTCGTGTTCGCAGAAGGCATCGCTTACGGTCCGGAAGTGGCGACCAAAGCGCAGACCGATGCGAAAGCCGCCATCGACAGCCTGGTTGCAGCGTAA
- a CDS encoding Hcp family type VI secretion system effector: protein MPIPPYMWLKDDGGAHINGSVDVQDREGSIEIIGLSHGINLPVDSANGKITGTRQHSSMRIEKEVDSSTPYLYKAASTGQALKSAEIKFYHINDAGQEVCYYTVLMENVKVTGVNCSVPNVKIAANDKMNHVESVSLQYEKITWRIVDGNIMHSDDWNERPTA from the coding sequence ATGCCAATCCCTCCCTACATGTGGCTAAAAGACGACGGTGGTGCACATATTAATGGTTCCGTTGATGTTCAGGACCGTGAAGGCAGCATTGAGATCATAGGGCTGAGCCATGGCATCAACCTCCCGGTAGACAGCGCTAATGGCAAGATCACCGGCACACGTCAACACTCATCCATGCGGATTGAAAAGGAAGTTGATAGCTCCACGCCCTATCTCTACAAAGCAGCATCTACCGGTCAGGCGCTTAAAAGCGCTGAAATCAAGTTCTATCATATTAATGATGCCGGACAGGAAGTCTGTTATTACACCGTACTCATGGAGAACGTAAAGGTTACTGGTGTTAACTGCAGCGTGCCAAACGTGAAGATCGCTGCCAACGATAAAATGAACCACGTTGAAAGCGTAAGCCTGCAGTACGAAAAAATTACCTGGCGGATCGTCGACGGGAACATCATGCACAGCGACGACTGGAACGAACGGCCTACAGCATAA
- a CDS encoding HlyD family secretion protein — protein sequence MSQQDAAKEQANTRKNVRIVSIFTAAAIGIVGVLVILYAWQLPPFTRHAQFTDNAYVRGQTTFISPQVNGYITEVKVQDFVQVKKGDLLLQIDDRIYRQRVHQAEAQLAMKIAALNNNLQQRKSAEATIAKNDAALKNARAQSLKTQADLKRVKDLTADGSLSIRERDAALASAAQGSADIDQAKATLEMSRQDLQTVIVNRGALEADVENAKAALELAQIDLQNTRIIAPRDGQLGQIAVRLGAYVTAGTHLTTLVPPQHWVIANIKETQLAELRVGQPVKFTVDALNDKAYQGRVESISPATGVEFSAITPDNATGNFVKIAQRIPVRIEVLGKPEESALLRPGMSVQVTIDTREGKQ from the coding sequence ATGAGTCAGCAGGATGCCGCCAAAGAGCAGGCCAACACCCGCAAAAATGTGCGCATTGTTTCCATTTTCACTGCCGCTGCCATCGGTATTGTCGGCGTGCTGGTGATCCTTTATGCGTGGCAGCTGCCGCCGTTCACCCGCCACGCGCAGTTTACCGACAACGCCTACGTGCGCGGTCAGACGACGTTTATCAGCCCTCAGGTGAATGGCTATATCACCGAGGTGAAGGTTCAGGACTTTGTGCAGGTTAAAAAAGGCGACCTGCTGCTGCAGATTGATGACCGCATCTATCGTCAGCGCGTGCATCAGGCCGAGGCACAGCTGGCGATGAAAATTGCCGCGCTCAATAACAACCTGCAGCAGCGTAAAAGCGCCGAAGCGACGATTGCCAAAAACGACGCGGCGCTGAAAAATGCCCGCGCCCAGAGCCTCAAAACGCAGGCGGATTTAAAGCGCGTGAAGGATCTGACGGCGGACGGATCCCTTTCTATTCGCGAGCGCGACGCGGCGCTGGCCAGTGCCGCCCAGGGCAGCGCCGATATCGATCAGGCCAAAGCCACGCTTGAGATGTCGCGTCAGGATCTGCAGACGGTGATTGTCAATCGCGGCGCGCTGGAGGCAGATGTTGAGAACGCGAAAGCGGCGCTGGAGCTGGCGCAGATTGACCTGCAAAACACCCGCATTATCGCCCCGCGCGACGGTCAGCTCGGCCAGATTGCCGTGCGTCTCGGGGCGTATGTCACCGCCGGGACCCATCTCACCACCCTTGTGCCGCCTCAGCACTGGGTGATCGCTAATATCAAAGAGACGCAGCTTGCGGAGCTGCGCGTTGGTCAGCCTGTCAAATTCACCGTCGATGCCCTGAACGACAAAGCGTATCAGGGCCGCGTGGAGAGTATCTCTCCGGCGACGGGCGTGGAGTTCAGCGCCATCACGCCGGACAACGCCACCGGCAACTTTGTTAAAATCGCCCAGCGTATTCCGGTGCGCATCGAAGTGCTCGGTAAGCCTGAGGAGTCCGCCCTGCTGCGTCCAGGCATGTCGGTGCAGGTGACCATTGATACGCGGGAGGGAAAACAATGA
- the hrpA gene encoding ATP-dependent RNA helicase HrpA yields MTEQQKLTFPMLLQQLDSLMLRDKQRFARRLHGVKKVKNPDAQQAIYQEMAKEIEQAAGKVVLREAARPAITYPENLPVSQKKQDILEAVRDHQVVIVAGETGSGKTTQLPKICMELGRGLKGLIGHTQPRRLAARTVANRIAEELQTEPGGCIGYKVRFSDHVSDNTMVKLMTDGILLAEIQQDRLLMQYDTIIIDEAHERSLNIDFLLGYLKELLPRRPDLKIIITSATIDPERFSKHFNNAPIIEVSGRTYPVEVRYRPIVEEADDTERDQLQAIFDAVDELGNESAGDILIFMSGEREIRDTADALSKRDLRHTEILPLYARLSNSEQNRVFQPHGGRRIVLATNVAETSLTVPGIKYVIDPGTARISRYSYRTKVQRLPIEPVSQASANQRKGRCGRVSEGICIRLYSEDDFLSRPEFTDPEILRTNLASVILQMTALGLGDIAAFPFVEAPDKRNIQDGVRLLEELGAITTDEQATVYKLTPLGRQLSQLPVDPRLARMVLEAQKHGCVREAMIITSALSIQDPRERPMDKQQASDEKHRRFHDKESDFLAFVNLWNYLGEQQKALSSNQFRRQCRVDFLNYLRVREWQDIYTQLRQVVKELGIPVNSEPAEYREIHIALLTGLLSHIGMKDAEKQEYTGARNARFSIFPGSGLFKKPPKWTMVAELVETSRLWGRIAARIDPEWVEPVAQHLLKRSYSEPHWERAQGAVMATEKVTVYGLPVVAARKVNYSQIDPTLSRELFIRHALVEGDWQTRHAFFRENLKLRAEVEELEHKSRRRDILVDDEALFEFYDQRISHEAISARHFDSWWKKASKETPDLLNFEKSMLIKEGAESVSKLDYPNFWHQGNLKLRLTYQFEPGADADGVTVHIPLPLLNQVDEGGFEWQIPGLRRELVIALIKSLPKPVRRNFVPAPNYAEAFLGRVMPLELPLLDALEREFRRMTGTTIDRDDWNWDQVPDHLKISFRVVDDKNKKLLEGRSLSELKESLKGKVQETLSAVADDGIEQSGLHIWSFGQLPESYEQKRGNYKVKAWPALVDERDSVAIKLFDNPLEQQQMMWRGLRRLLLLNIPSPIKYLHEKLPNKAKLGLYFNPYGKVLDLIDDCISCGVDKLIHEAGGPVWTEEGFAKLHEKVRAELNDTVVEIAKQVEQILTAVFNINKRLKGRVDMTMALGLSDVKAQMAGLVYRGFVTGNGFKRLGDTLRYLQAIEKRLEKMAIDPHRDRAQMLKVESVQQAWQQWLNKLPPARRDDEDVQAIRWMIEELRVSFFAQQLGTPYPISDKRILQAMEQISA; encoded by the coding sequence ATGACAGAACAACAAAAATTAACCTTCCCGATGCTCCTGCAACAGCTTGATTCTCTGATGCTGCGCGACAAACAGCGCTTTGCCCGCCGTCTGCACGGGGTGAAGAAGGTTAAAAATCCTGATGCACAACAGGCCATTTACCAGGAGATGGCGAAAGAGATTGAACAGGCGGCAGGGAAAGTTGTGCTGCGCGAAGCCGCACGCCCGGCGATTACCTACCCGGAAAACCTGCCCGTCAGCCAGAAAAAACAGGACATCCTTGAGGCCGTTCGCGACCACCAGGTGGTGATTGTCGCGGGTGAAACCGGTTCGGGGAAAACCACCCAGCTGCCGAAAATCTGTATGGAGCTGGGGCGCGGGCTAAAAGGGCTGATTGGCCACACCCAGCCGCGTCGGCTGGCGGCACGTACCGTGGCGAACCGTATTGCCGAAGAGCTGCAGACGGAGCCGGGCGGCTGCATTGGTTACAAGGTGCGATTCAGCGACCACGTTAGCGATAACACCATGGTCAAGCTGATGACCGACGGTATTCTGCTGGCGGAAATCCAGCAGGATCGCCTGCTCATGCAGTACGACACCATCATCATTGACGAAGCGCACGAACGCAGCCTGAACATCGACTTCCTGCTCGGCTACCTGAAAGAGCTGCTGCCGCGTCGCCCGGATCTGAAAATCATCATTACCTCCGCAACCATCGACCCGGAGCGCTTCTCGAAGCATTTCAACAATGCGCCGATTATCGAAGTCTCTGGCCGTACCTATCCGGTTGAGGTGCGCTATCGCCCGATTGTGGAAGAGGCGGATGATACCGAGCGCGATCAGCTGCAGGCCATCTTCGACGCCGTTGACGAGCTGGGCAACGAAAGCGCGGGAGACATCCTGATCTTTATGAGCGGCGAGCGCGAAATTCGCGACACCGCCGACGCGCTCAGCAAGCGCGACCTGCGCCACACCGAGATTCTGCCGCTTTACGCACGCCTGTCAAACAGCGAGCAGAACCGCGTGTTCCAGCCGCACGGCGGGCGACGCATTGTGCTGGCGACCAACGTGGCGGAAACCTCGCTGACCGTGCCGGGGATCAAATACGTTATCGACCCGGGCACGGCGCGCATCAGCCGCTACAGCTACCGCACCAAGGTCCAGCGGCTGCCGATTGAGCCGGTCTCTCAGGCGTCCGCCAATCAGCGTAAAGGCCGCTGCGGGCGCGTGTCGGAAGGGATCTGTATTCGTCTCTATTCCGAAGATGATTTCCTGTCGCGTCCGGAATTTACCGACCCGGAAATTCTGCGTACCAACCTGGCGTCCGTTATCCTGCAGATGACCGCGCTGGGGCTGGGCGACATCGCGGCGTTCCCGTTCGTTGAAGCGCCGGACAAACGCAACATTCAGGACGGCGTACGTCTGCTGGAAGAGCTCGGCGCCATTACCACCGACGAGCAGGCCACGGTCTACAAGCTGACGCCGCTGGGCCGCCAGCTCAGCCAGCTGCCGGTGGATCCGCGCCTGGCCCGTATGGTGCTGGAAGCGCAAAAGCACGGCTGCGTGCGCGAGGCGATGATCATTACCTCGGCGCTCTCCATTCAGGATCCGCGCGAGCGTCCGATGGACAAACAGCAGGCGTCTGACGAAAAGCACCGTCGCTTCCACGACAAAGAATCCGATTTCCTCGCCTTCGTAAACCTGTGGAACTATCTCGGCGAGCAGCAGAAAGCGCTCTCCTCAAACCAGTTCCGCCGCCAGTGCCGCGTGGATTTCCTCAACTACCTGCGCGTGCGCGAGTGGCAGGATATCTACACCCAGCTGCGCCAGGTGGTGAAAGAGCTGGGCATTCCGGTCAACAGCGAACCGGCGGAGTACCGCGAAATTCATATCGCGCTGCTGACCGGCCTGCTGTCCCACATTGGGATGAAGGATGCCGAAAAGCAGGAGTATACCGGCGCGCGTAATGCCCGTTTCTCCATCTTCCCCGGTTCCGGCCTGTTCAAAAAGCCGCCGAAGTGGACCATGGTCGCGGAGCTGGTGGAAACCAGCCGCCTGTGGGGGCGCATTGCCGCGCGTATCGATCCGGAGTGGGTCGAGCCGGTGGCTCAGCACCTGCTGAAACGCTCGTACAGTGAACCGCACTGGGAGCGCGCGCAGGGCGCGGTAATGGCGACCGAGAAAGTGACCGTTTACGGCCTGCCGGTGGTCGCCGCGCGTAAGGTCAACTACAGCCAGATTGACCCGACGCTCAGCCGCGAGTTGTTTATCCGCCACGCGCTGGTGGAGGGTGACTGGCAGACGCGTCACGCCTTCTTCCGCGAAAACCTGAAGCTGCGCGCCGAGGTGGAGGAGCTTGAGCACAAGTCCCGCCGCCGCGACATTCTGGTGGACGACGAGGCGCTGTTTGAGTTTTACGACCAGCGCATCAGCCACGAAGCGATCTCCGCCCGCCACTTTGACAGCTGGTGGAAGAAGGCCAGCAAAGAGACGCCGGACCTGCTCAACTTCGAAAAGAGCATGCTGATTAAAGAGGGGGCGGAGTCGGTCAGCAAGCTCGACTACCCGAACTTCTGGCATCAGGGCAACCTCAAGCTGCGTCTGACGTATCAGTTTGAACCGGGTGCAGACGCGGACGGCGTGACCGTTCATATTCCGCTGCCGCTGTTAAACCAGGTCGATGAGGGCGGGTTTGAGTGGCAAATCCCCGGCCTGCGCCGCGAGCTGGTGATTGCGCTGATCAAATCCCTGCCGAAACCGGTGCGCCGTAACTTTGTGCCTGCGCCAAACTATGCGGAAGCCTTTTTAGGCCGCGTCATGCCGCTGGAGCTGCCGCTGCTGGACGCGCTGGAGCGTGAATTCCGCCGCATGACCGGGACGACCATCGACCGCGACGACTGGAACTGGGATCAGGTGCCCGATCACCTGAAAATCAGCTTCCGTGTGGTGGATGATAAAAACAAAAAGCTGCTGGAAGGACGTTCCCTGAGCGAGCTGAAAGAGTCGCTGAAGGGAAAAGTTCAGGAGACGCTTTCTGCGGTGGCGGACGACGGTATCGAGCAGAGCGGGCTGCATATCTGGAGCTTTGGTCAGCTTCCGGAAAGCTACGAACAGAAGCGCGGTAACTATAAGGTCAAAGCCTGGCCTGCGCTGGTGGACGAGCGCGACAGCGTGGCGATCAAACTGTTTGATAACCCGCTGGAACAGCAGCAGATGATGTGGCGCGGGCTGCGTCGCCTGCTGCTGCTGAACATCCCGTCGCCGATTAAGTATCTGCACGAGAAGTTGCCGAACAAAGCCAAGCTGGGGCTGTACTTTAACCCGTACGGCAAGGTGCTGGATCTGATTGACGACTGCATCTCCTGCGGCGTGGACAAGCTGATCCACGAGGCGGGCGGTCCGGTCTGGACGGAAGAGGGCTTTGCGAAGCTTCATGAAAAGGTGCGCGCGGAGCTGAACGACACCGTCGTGGAGATTGCCAAACAGGTCGAGCAGATCCTCACCGCCGTGTTCAATATCAACAAGCGCCTGAAGGGGCGCGTGGATATGACCATGGCGCTGGGGCTCTCGGACGTGAAGGCGCAGATGGCGGGGCTGGTCTATCGCGGCTTTGTCACCGGCAACGGCTTTAAGCGTCTGGGCGATACGCTGCGCTACCTGCAGGCGATTGAAAAACGTCTGGAAAAAATGGCTATCGACCCGCACCGCGATCGCGCGCAGATGCTGAAAGTGGAAAGCGTGCAGCAGGCGTGGCAGCAGTGGCTCAACAAGCTGCCGCCGGCGCGCCGCGATGATGAAGACGTGCAGGCGATCCGCTGGATGATCGAGGAGCTGCGCGTCAGCTTCTTTGCCCAGCAGCTCGGTACGCCTTATCCGATTTCGGATAAGCGTATCCTGCAGGCGATGGAGCAGATTTCCGCTTAA
- a CDS encoding O-methyltransferase, whose amino-acid sequence MQQKWSAVDNYMISSLIPEDDVLSQVLENNKRAGLPEHDVAANQGQLLALFVRMTQARRILEIGTLGAYSSIWMARALPPDGKLITLEADPTHADVARQNIRLAGLNDRIELIEGPALNSLENFGDVPPFDLIFIDADKPNNPGYLEWALHYSRPGTVIIGDNVVRDGEVINGQSDDARVLGVRRFIEMIGDNPRLTATALQTVGVKGWDGFTLAIVER is encoded by the coding sequence ATGCAACAAAAATGGTCTGCAGTAGATAATTACATGATTTCTTCGCTTATTCCTGAAGATGACGTGCTGAGTCAGGTACTGGAAAACAACAAGCGCGCCGGGCTACCTGAACACGATGTTGCGGCCAATCAGGGTCAACTGCTGGCGCTGTTCGTGCGCATGACGCAGGCAAGACGCATTCTTGAGATCGGGACGCTGGGTGCCTATAGCTCAATCTGGATGGCGCGCGCCCTGCCGCCGGACGGAAAGCTGATTACGCTCGAGGCTGATCCGACGCATGCCGACGTTGCCCGTCAGAATATTCGCCTCGCGGGGCTGAACGATCGTATTGAATTAATTGAAGGCCCGGCGCTTAACTCGCTGGAGAATTTCGGTGACGTTCCGCCGTTCGACCTGATCTTTATCGATGCGGATAAGCCAAACAATCCCGGCTATCTGGAGTGGGCGCTGCACTATTCCCGTCCCGGCACGGTGATTATCGGCGATAACGTAGTGCGCGACGGCGAGGTCATTAACGGGCAAAGCGACGACGCGCGCGTGCTGGGCGTGCGGCGTTTTATCGAGATGATTGGGGATAACCCGCGCTTAACCGCCACCGCGCTGCAAACGGTGGGGGTTAAGGGATGGGATGGGTTTACGCTGGCAATTGTAGAACGATAA
- a CDS encoding DUF2058 domain-containing protein codes for MTKLTLQEQMLKAGLVSSKKVAKVQRTAKKSRVQAREAREAVEENKKAQIERDKQLSEQQKQAVLAKEFKAQVKQLIEMNRITVARGNITFNFTDGNLIKKIDVDKQTQAQLINGRLAIARLVINASGDCEYAIIPAVVADKIAQRDADSIVLNSALSQEEQDEDDPYADFKIPDDLMW; via the coding sequence ATGACAAAACTCACCTTACAAGAGCAGATGCTGAAAGCGGGCTTAGTCAGCAGCAAGAAAGTGGCGAAAGTGCAGCGCACGGCAAAGAAATCACGCGTTCAGGCACGTGAAGCTCGGGAAGCGGTAGAAGAGAACAAAAAGGCGCAGATCGAGCGTGACAAGCAGCTGAGCGAGCAGCAGAAGCAGGCCGTGCTGGCGAAAGAGTTTAAAGCACAGGTGAAGCAGCTGATTGAGATGAACCGCATCACCGTGGCGAGAGGCAACATCACCTTTAACTTCACCGACGGCAATCTCATCAAAAAAATCGACGTGGACAAGCAAACTCAGGCTCAGCTGATCAACGGCCGTCTGGCGATTGCCCGCCTGGTCATCAACGCCAGCGGCGACTGTGAATACGCGATTATTCCGGCGGTGGTGGCCGATAAAATTGCCCAGCGCGATGCCGACAGCATCGTGTTAAACAGCGCGCTCAGCCAGGAAGAACAGGACGAAGACGATCCGTACGCGGACTTCAAAATCCCTGACGATTTGATGTGGTAA
- a CDS encoding DUF2778 domain-containing protein: MALKGTMLLNGADYAPFNLHGVGVFMAHSGQGIYRNNGFCGAVKGSGPIPPGKYWIVDRGTGGFFSGLKAKVQDRWNKVRSGAEFGRDEWFALYKDDWGIDDGTWIDNVYRGLFRLHPGTVSEGCITIAHNSDYALIRNALMSTELIEVPCMRSLMARGWVEVGESGYSSTCP; the protein is encoded by the coding sequence ATGGCCTTAAAAGGAACAATGCTGCTTAACGGTGCTGACTATGCGCCTTTTAACCTGCACGGCGTTGGCGTGTTTATGGCGCATTCCGGGCAGGGAATTTATAGAAACAATGGATTTTGTGGTGCAGTTAAAGGATCGGGTCCAATTCCCCCGGGTAAATACTGGATTGTTGACAGAGGGACTGGAGGTTTCTTTTCAGGGTTAAAAGCGAAGGTTCAGGATCGGTGGAACAAGGTTAGATCCGGCGCAGAATTTGGCCGCGATGAGTGGTTTGCTTTATACAAGGATGACTGGGGAATCGATGATGGTACCTGGATTGATAACGTTTATCGGGGTTTGTTTCGGCTGCATCCGGGTACGGTATCTGAAGGATGTATCACGATTGCCCATAATTCTGATTACGCATTAATCCGGAATGCTCTCATGAGTACAGAGCTTATTGAAGTTCCCTGTATGCGTTCGCTGATGGCACGCGGCTGGGTTGAGGTGGGTGAAAGTGGCTATAGCAGCACTTGCCCGTAA
- a CDS encoding RluA family pseudouridine synthase, which translates to MSAIIDSFIAPPCHDDIEILWQDEHLLLIDKPSGLLSLSGKNPQNLDSVHYRLVQTFPGCTLVHRLDFGTSGLMVVARNKAINAALCQQFSQRSVEKAYSALLCGHLENDEGVIDAPIAKDPALFPLMSICAINGKPARSRYRVVERFYQDTGLPLTRVKLTPETGRTHQLRIHCQQLGHPILGCDLYGGLDAPGTEETPRLMLHASELNFIHPVSGEPVNARHAAPF; encoded by the coding sequence ATGTCTGCGATTATTGATTCTTTTATAGCCCCACCTTGTCACGACGACATTGAGATCCTCTGGCAGGATGAACATCTGCTGCTGATCGATAAGCCTTCCGGTCTGCTGAGCCTCTCGGGCAAAAATCCGCAAAACCTTGATTCTGTCCATTATCGTCTGGTCCAGACGTTCCCCGGCTGCACGCTGGTACACCGTCTGGATTTTGGTACGTCCGGGCTGATGGTGGTTGCGCGCAATAAGGCCATCAACGCGGCGCTGTGCCAGCAGTTCAGCCAGCGCAGCGTGGAGAAAGCCTACAGCGCCCTGCTTTGCGGACATCTGGAAAACGATGAGGGAGTGATAGACGCGCCGATTGCCAAAGACCCGGCGCTGTTCCCGCTAATGTCGATCTGCGCCATCAACGGTAAACCCGCCCGCTCCCGCTATCGGGTGGTGGAACGGTTTTATCAGGATACAGGGCTGCCGTTAACGCGGGTGAAACTGACACCGGAGACCGGGCGAACCCATCAGTTGCGTATTCACTGCCAGCAGCTGGGGCACCCGATTCTGGGCTGCGACCTGTATGGCGGTCTTGACGCGCCGGGGACTGAGGAAACGCCCCGGCTGATGCTGCATGCCAGCGAGTTGAATTTTATTCATCCCGTGAGCGGAGAGCCGGTTAACGCCCGTCACGCCGCCCCGTTCTGA